One Candidatus Eremiobacterota bacterium genomic window carries:
- a CDS encoding POTRA domain-containing protein: MKTRESIRIVMILLCAAFMTLCSMDMACSRGKHDKTSSRHSSLVALDEYEVVSGEVTGESTPGGTAAPAPSDTSEEELKGTVQDETPAPTSPGGSAPQPPGTGAPDAGSPQLPGGPAPQPADTNAAPQPGDEGGKKPGSEEVTPRITAVVIEGNSAVPTDEIMRVISTKIGDPVVESKIQRDIQAIFDMGYFTDVRVDTRFFVGGVKLIFNLLENPVVKEVVFAGNKIAPTSKLTGMMETKVGKVLNTKELYGDMGTINQYYDEELGYLLKPTHIKDLQWTEEGKLVITLAEGMIIKEIDLSGNTVFPGDQLVKFISLKPGDLFNQKTLKKDTDKIAKLYEKKDYILDTIRPNIDPAKGLVAVRVVEATVEEIKIEGNKRTKDYVVLRNMNTKVGQVLRKKRIQRDIERLNNIGYFSSVNIDPEAGSELGKVVLVLKVKEQKTGLATIGLGYTGGGSGAIRSGVTGALSLSEKNFGGRGYGGAIQWQRGVNIDSISASVFDPAINSHRDSIGLSIYRHNITEIQQPVQGSNPVQYALYDDKRAGGNLTYGHPLSDDLSLFLTLKTERIELTQSTNSSFIPVGLFVGTSNSTILSGLYDTRDDMFNPLSGSYGNVSYQVAGGLLGGDNQFNKAQLEMRQYFPVGKNKCVALRAWGGILDGNAPTTDFFYVGGADTIRGYQENNFYGTRMVVMNAEFRFPIAKIKILNGAIFADAGNAWFPGQPSKLWTDAGVGIRLVFPTLGLGVIRIDYAFGQEGSRSTIGIGQTF, translated from the coding sequence ATGAAGACGAGAGAGAGCATCAGGATTGTGATGATTCTGCTGTGCGCAGCGTTCATGACTCTTTGCTCCATGGATATGGCATGCTCCCGCGGAAAGCACGATAAGACCTCTTCAAGGCATTCTTCTCTCGTTGCCCTGGATGAATATGAGGTCGTCTCCGGCGAAGTGACAGGCGAGAGCACTCCCGGCGGGACCGCGGCCCCGGCACCGTCGGACACCAGCGAGGAGGAGCTCAAGGGGACTGTGCAGGATGAAACGCCTGCCCCGACGTCTCCTGGCGGTTCGGCTCCCCAGCCTCCTGGAACAGGGGCTCCTGACGCAGGCTCCCCCCAGCTGCCCGGAGGTCCGGCTCCTCAGCCTGCTGATACCAATGCCGCTCCCCAGCCGGGAGACGAGGGGGGAAAGAAACCCGGCAGTGAGGAGGTGACGCCCCGCATCACCGCCGTGGTCATAGAGGGAAACAGCGCAGTCCCCACTGATGAGATAATGAGAGTCATCTCGACGAAGATAGGCGATCCTGTCGTGGAGTCAAAGATCCAGCGCGACATCCAGGCAATCTTTGACATGGGATATTTTACCGACGTGCGCGTTGACACGAGGTTTTTCGTAGGCGGCGTGAAGCTCATTTTCAACCTTCTCGAGAATCCTGTGGTCAAGGAGGTTGTCTTTGCAGGCAACAAGATTGCCCCCACGAGCAAGCTCACGGGCATGATGGAGACCAAGGTGGGGAAGGTGCTCAACACCAAGGAGCTTTACGGTGACATGGGCACCATTAACCAGTATTATGACGAGGAGCTTGGATATCTTCTGAAGCCCACTCACATAAAGGATCTCCAGTGGACCGAGGAGGGAAAGCTTGTCATCACGCTCGCGGAAGGTATGATCATCAAGGAGATCGACCTCTCGGGCAACACGGTCTTTCCCGGCGATCAGCTTGTCAAGTTTATCTCGCTGAAGCCCGGCGATCTCTTCAACCAGAAGACCCTTAAAAAGGACACCGACAAGATTGCCAAGCTTTATGAGAAGAAGGACTATATCCTTGACACCATAAGACCCAACATTGATCCCGCCAAGGGGCTGGTCGCGGTAAGAGTGGTAGAGGCCACCGTGGAGGAGATCAAGATCGAAGGAAACAAGAGGACCAAGGATTATGTGGTGCTCCGGAATATGAACACCAAGGTGGGGCAGGTGCTCCGGAAGAAGAGAATCCAGCGCGACATCGAGCGCCTCAACAATATCGGGTATTTCTCGAGCGTCAACATTGACCCTGAAGCGGGGTCGGAGCTCGGCAAGGTAGTGCTGGTCCTCAAAGTGAAGGAACAGAAGACGGGGCTCGCAACCATAGGCCTTGGCTACACGGGCGGAGGCTCAGGAGCCATCCGAAGTGGCGTCACAGGAGCCCTTTCGCTCTCGGAGAAGAATTTCGGGGGGAGAGGCTATGGCGGCGCCATCCAGTGGCAGCGCGGCGTGAACATTGACTCTATCAGCGCGTCGGTATTTGACCCGGCCATCAACTCCCACAGGGACTCAATCGGGCTCTCGATATACCGCCACAACATCACCGAGATCCAGCAGCCCGTCCAGGGCTCGAACCCTGTGCAGTACGCCCTTTATGATGACAAGCGCGCCGGCGGCAACCTTACCTACGGCCACCCGCTCTCCGATGACCTCTCCCTCTTTCTCACGCTGAAGACAGAGCGCATCGAGCTCACGCAGAGCACCAATTCCTCCTTTATTCCCGTGGGGCTCTTCGTCGGCACCTCGAACAGCACGATTTTATCAGGCCTCTATGACACCCGTGACGACATGTTCAACCCCCTCTCGGGCTCGTACGGGAATGTCTCTTACCAGGTGGCCGGCGGGCTTCTGGGCGGCGACAACCAGTTCAACAAGGCGCAGCTCGAAATGCGCCAGTATTTCCCCGTAGGCAAGAACAAATGCGTTGCGCTCCGTGCATGGGGAGGGATCCTTGACGGAAACGCGCCGACTACCGATTTCTTCTATGTGGGCGGCGCTGACACCATCAGGGGCTACCAGGAGAACAACTTCTATGGCACGCGGATGGTGGTCATGAATGCAGAGTTCAGGTTCCCTATCGCCAAGATAAAGATCCTGAACGGCGCCATTTTCGCCGATGCCGGCAACGCGTGGTTCCCCGGGCAGCCCTCGAAGCTGTGGACCGATGCGGGAGTGGGAATAAGGCTCGTATTCCCCACACTGGGCCTCGGTGTCATAAGAATCGATTACGCCTTCGGCCAGGAAGGTTCCCGTTCAACGATTGGAATAGGGCAGACTTTTTAG
- a CDS encoding translocation/assembly module TamB domain-containing protein: MTVRVRALLFILLLIVAGSAIMILAFRDVLISSSLKAECRKASLDITWGRATLAWGCVRLTDVEFRAKDGTPICRAGELILRFNPLKLIFLREKAGALTSVTLSDPLCFVSRDKKGAWNFHKLGKVSPGAFEKALSAFHGSIALSGGKVLFSDEGKGALFERTFTEIALSVQPERASYFTLKVDAREGQGRLGGKGKLSLAAPSLSFDGEARSIEAAPWISYLAGKEGPVITRGSADATCMMRGRARTLDGLPKALYIEGALSAEGLEGKVAPRGFSFQGVKGRARFSDDFIAVDEMSGRLEGAPFSLKGEVMNLHNPVLDLTVSVKGFEGKLLGKAAKGSSIDSISGRIACDAHIEGAPSDPRVEGRIEMKEGSLGTMKVKNLLVEALYTRPGIRIKKFESLVNGSPISGQGWIFPGSRTLLVDLKGIRSPFRYEVNKGGPLWGEADYHVSLLGSFIRPMIMGSATLRNLSWGPRSLGESTADFIMSGDSLFLSQGYLRTGTGLVKASGLVDMGKKELDLTVGVSDYPLAALGPLLPALQGGRLSGLMKIRGPMGRPAVYGTVAGGQLQAGGLRLSNFYVPFESDGAFVRLMAGSASLEGVPLSFSGGVMLAPSPFIQLKFLAPRIKFASLAALKVPLKGEGSLTASLVGSTEVGYLIKGDALIEKGRASASGWVAPREAGGLISLLSFKNIDLPAVMLPSGKGKAFEGFVEKGHVLVVGDRRRLSLGSHFSFLGAQVLGFPLSSLYSDAFFSGPLLSLGSTYARGAAGSLSAEGTVNLGKRSWKLQMEGTGLDIAYLARNLNLAPWGIAMAAHAASPQWSSLQGIAGVKGELTGSGNSPSFTGEVKVSEGVWNNEVLDFASRFTMVPSLTAIHSMALHVGKSSLEGKGTVTHGREPVLDLALVSSHGDLAKMIAFSPWKNMAVKGEMNGDLKVKGPLKNLLVTGKVTISRAAFNGQPVEEVTADVRTEGKSLNVENLRALFSEGEITGKGTISQDGRLAMTFSASRFPLSQITALSRLSEAPRGTVDMTMEVGGTRNEPSVKASFSMNDLVLGRESFEKAQGTLSWNHGVLGLADISLSQGDERYDLKGTLTFPSGVVPMKREAWYGASLHTPRFDVETQFQNARLDFLLPLASGKAFPDLKGKLDGSCAFRGTLADPSFSFDVALREGIFKGVPIEKFTAKAGYEARHFTGLDLELKTPHSEVSFHRDAGAEQGTDIRVNAKNLDLAFLSGFLPLPEKFRMSGLLDMTGSVSGDLLLPDVASEIKLTDGSVGGFDFDTMKGRIEARRGVFSFKDFSIVEGGRKVSLTGTMPLMLKDRRIESTAPMELKADINENDLDFISLFMPLEGKTSGSLFGSLEVKGMLPDITVDGSLVIKDGEFQPRALKKPVTAVKAIIQFANQKLVVKNLEGKMGQGTFTIAGEIEGSQGSLSRVGLKFAGKDLQILAKEYFSGIADIEGSLEGDAHGKTLSAKVTARNSTLHIPTEVLMKEPEDMERDMARMKAMIPRAIRSIGVNVDIELARDNWLTFMTSSFLCQGTLALRGTIPDIGVSGEVDLYRGTLNLPLLETPFKVYQGKAVFDGKSLSPELAVEAEADIGNYRIYMDLTGKIDKPRVELTSEPPMVQEGIERMIATELQSNYLTGGALQANAMATRLAERILDLNLVQPFFHAIGRTFALSDVSLEYNYNGRWAMRLAKALDSRERLLATYERIEGSTGWLYTLFGLEYRFRRGMLLRVSQDQLGQSYIWVQLRHPFGSP; the protein is encoded by the coding sequence ATGACAGTACGCGTAAGGGCTCTTCTGTTCATTCTCCTGCTTATCGTGGCGGGATCGGCCATCATGATTCTTGCCTTCAGGGATGTGCTCATTAGCTCATCTCTCAAGGCAGAGTGCCGCAAGGCTTCCCTTGATATCACATGGGGCAGGGCAACCCTTGCCTGGGGGTGCGTTCGGCTCACCGATGTGGAGTTCAGGGCAAAGGACGGCACACCGATATGCCGTGCCGGGGAGCTCATCCTGCGCTTCAATCCCCTGAAGCTCATCTTTCTGAGGGAAAAAGCGGGAGCCCTCACCTCGGTTACCCTCAGCGATCCCCTTTGTTTTGTCTCCCGCGATAAAAAGGGAGCCTGGAATTTCCATAAACTGGGGAAAGTCTCACCCGGCGCCTTTGAGAAAGCCCTCTCGGCCTTCCATGGCAGTATTGCCCTCAGCGGCGGGAAGGTGCTTTTCAGTGATGAGGGGAAGGGCGCCCTTTTTGAAAGGACATTTACTGAAATCGCTCTATCGGTTCAGCCGGAGCGGGCCTCCTATTTCACCCTCAAGGTTGACGCAAGGGAGGGACAAGGGAGGCTCGGGGGGAAGGGGAAGCTGAGCCTGGCCGCCCCTTCTCTTTCTTTTGACGGTGAGGCCCGGAGCATCGAGGCGGCTCCCTGGATTTCCTACCTTGCAGGGAAAGAGGGCCCTGTCATCACCAGGGGCAGTGCCGACGCCACCTGCATGATGAGGGGAAGAGCCCGCACTCTTGACGGTCTTCCCAAGGCTCTCTATATAGAAGGGGCTCTCAGTGCAGAGGGTCTTGAGGGGAAGGTGGCGCCCCGGGGGTTTTCCTTCCAGGGCGTAAAAGGACGGGCGAGGTTTTCCGATGACTTCATCGCGGTAGATGAAATGAGCGGCAGGCTTGAAGGTGCGCCTTTTTCTCTCAAGGGCGAAGTGATGAATCTCCATAATCCTGTGCTTGACCTCACTGTTTCGGTGAAAGGATTCGAGGGGAAGCTTCTGGGGAAGGCGGCAAAGGGGAGCAGTATTGACAGCATCTCAGGCAGGATTGCCTGTGACGCCCATATTGAGGGAGCACCTTCCGATCCCCGCGTGGAAGGGCGCATAGAGATGAAGGAGGGCAGCCTGGGCACCATGAAGGTAAAGAACCTTCTTGTCGAGGCTCTCTATACGAGGCCCGGGATCAGGATAAAGAAGTTTGAGTCCCTCGTGAACGGGAGCCCGATCTCAGGGCAGGGCTGGATTTTTCCGGGGAGCAGGACACTCCTTGTTGATTTGAAGGGAATCCGCTCACCTTTCCGCTATGAAGTGAACAAGGGCGGCCCGCTGTGGGGCGAAGCCGATTACCATGTGAGCCTGCTGGGAAGCTTTATCAGGCCCATGATAATGGGAAGCGCGACGCTGCGCAATCTCTCATGGGGACCAAGGTCCCTGGGGGAGAGCACTGCCGATTTTATCATGAGCGGTGACAGCCTTTTCCTGAGCCAGGGGTACCTGAGGACGGGCACGGGCCTTGTCAAGGCCTCGGGCCTTGTGGACATGGGAAAGAAGGAACTCGATCTCACCGTGGGAGTCTCGGACTATCCTCTTGCCGCTCTGGGTCCCCTCCTGCCCGCCCTGCAGGGAGGCCGGCTCTCTGGCCTTATGAAGATCCGCGGGCCCATGGGGAGACCCGCCGTTTACGGCACTGTCGCCGGGGGGCAGCTTCAGGCGGGGGGCCTTCGCCTTTCCAATTTTTATGTGCCTTTTGAGAGCGATGGCGCCTTTGTGCGCCTCATGGCGGGCTCGGCCTCCCTGGAAGGAGTGCCCCTCTCCTTCAGCGGCGGCGTGATGCTGGCGCCTTCTCCCTTCATACAGCTGAAATTCCTTGCACCCCGCATAAAGTTTGCCTCTCTTGCCGCCCTGAAGGTTCCCCTGAAAGGTGAGGGTTCCCTTACCGCGTCCCTGGTGGGAAGCACCGAGGTGGGCTACCTTATCAAGGGCGATGCTCTGATTGAGAAAGGGAGGGCCAGTGCCTCAGGGTGGGTCGCGCCCCGGGAGGCGGGAGGCCTTATTTCCCTGCTCTCCTTCAAAAATATAGACCTTCCCGCTGTCATGCTTCCTTCGGGGAAAGGAAAGGCTTTTGAGGGCTTTGTGGAAAAGGGCCATGTACTTGTCGTGGGGGACCGCAGGAGGCTCTCTCTGGGAAGCCATTTCTCTTTTCTGGGTGCCCAGGTCCTCGGGTTTCCCCTCTCATCGCTTTATTCAGATGCTTTCTTCTCCGGGCCTCTTCTTTCCCTGGGGAGCACCTATGCCCGTGGCGCCGCGGGAAGCCTCTCGGCGGAAGGGACAGTGAACCTTGGGAAGCGCTCCTGGAAGCTTCAGATGGAAGGCACGGGGCTTGATATCGCTTACCTTGCAAGGAATCTGAACCTCGCTCCCTGGGGAATCGCCATGGCGGCCCATGCGGCGAGCCCCCAATGGTCTTCCCTGCAGGGCATTGCGGGGGTAAAGGGAGAGCTCACAGGCAGCGGGAACTCTCCCTCCTTCACGGGAGAGGTGAAAGTGAGCGAGGGGGTATGGAATAACGAGGTGCTGGATTTCGCTTCCCGGTTCACGATGGTGCCCTCGCTGACGGCCATCCACTCGATGGCCCTTCACGTGGGGAAAAGCTCTCTCGAGGGCAAGGGCACCGTTACCCATGGCAGGGAGCCCGTGCTTGATCTTGCCCTTGTCTCTAGCCATGGTGATCTTGCAAAGATGATAGCCTTCTCGCCATGGAAGAACATGGCGGTGAAGGGCGAGATGAACGGCGACCTCAAGGTGAAGGGGCCCCTGAAGAACCTTCTCGTGACAGGGAAGGTGACCATTTCCAGGGCAGCTTTCAACGGACAGCCCGTCGAGGAGGTGACGGCCGATGTCCGCACCGAGGGAAAGAGCCTCAATGTGGAGAACCTGAGGGCTCTCTTCAGCGAGGGCGAGATTACGGGAAAAGGCACCATCTCGCAGGATGGAAGGCTCGCCATGACCTTCAGCGCCTCCCGTTTCCCCCTCTCCCAGATAACGGCATTGAGCAGGCTTTCCGAAGCACCCCGGGGCACCGTGGATATGACCATGGAGGTGGGCGGCACACGGAATGAGCCCTCGGTGAAGGCCTCCTTCTCGATGAACGATCTGGTGCTGGGCCGCGAGAGCTTTGAAAAAGCCCAGGGCACCCTTTCCTGGAATCACGGAGTCCTGGGCCTCGCAGACATCTCACTTTCTCAGGGCGATGAGCGTTATGACCTGAAAGGGACCCTTACATTTCCCTCGGGAGTGGTCCCCATGAAAAGAGAGGCATGGTACGGTGCCTCTCTCCATACGCCCCGTTTTGACGTGGAGACGCAGTTCCAGAATGCCCGCCTTGATTTTCTCCTCCCCCTTGCCTCAGGCAAGGCCTTTCCTGATCTCAAGGGGAAGCTCGATGGTTCCTGCGCTTTCAGGGGCACTCTTGCCGATCCCTCCTTCTCCTTTGATGTGGCCCTCCGCGAGGGAATTTTCAAGGGGGTGCCCATAGAGAAGTTCACGGCGAAGGCCGGGTACGAGGCCCGCCACTTCACCGGCCTCGATCTCGAGCTGAAGACGCCCCACAGCGAGGTGTCCTTCCATCGCGATGCCGGCGCGGAACAGGGCACTGATATCCGCGTGAATGCAAAAAACCTTGACCTGGCCTTTCTCTCGGGGTTTCTTCCTCTTCCTGAAAAGTTTCGCATGAGCGGATTATTGGACATGACGGGGAGCGTCTCGGGGGACCTCCTGCTCCCCGATGTGGCGTCGGAGATAAAGCTCACCGACGGAAGCGTGGGTGGATTTGATTTTGACACCATGAAAGGTCGTATTGAAGCCCGCCGGGGAGTGTTCTCCTTCAAGGATTTCTCCATTGTCGAGGGGGGGCGCAAGGTGAGCCTCACCGGCACCATGCCCCTCATGCTGAAGGACCGCAGGATTGAAAGCACGGCGCCCATGGAGCTCAAGGCCGACATCAACGAGAACGACCTGGACTTCATCTCCCTCTTCATGCCCCTGGAAGGCAAGACCTCGGGCTCTCTTTTCGGCAGCCTTGAGGTTAAGGGAATGCTGCCGGACATCACCGTAGATGGCTCCCTTGTCATCAAGGACGGCGAGTTTCAGCCCCGGGCCCTGAAAAAGCCCGTGACGGCCGTGAAAGCCATCATCCAGTTTGCCAACCAGAAACTCGTGGTCAAGAACCTTGAAGGAAAGATGGGCCAGGGAACCTTTACCATAGCCGGCGAGATTGAGGGCTCCCAGGGCTCTCTTTCCCGCGTGGGCCTCAAATTCGCCGGCAAGGATCTCCAGATCCTCGCCAAGGAGTATTTCTCCGGCATCGCCGATATCGAGGGGAGTCTTGAGGGCGACGCCCACGGGAAGACCCTCTCAGCGAAGGTGACGGCGAGGAATTCCACGCTCCACATTCCCACGGAAGTCCTTATGAAAGAGCCTGAGGATATGGAGAGGGATATGGCGCGCATGAAGGCCATGATCCCCCGGGCTATCCGCTCAATCGGGGTGAATGTGGATATAGAGCTTGCCCGTGACAACTGGTTGACCTTCATGACGTCGAGCTTTCTCTGCCAGGGAACCCTGGCGCTTCGCGGCACTATCCCCGACATAGGAGTCTCGGGAGAGGTTGACCTTTACCGCGGGACCCTCAATCTTCCTCTTCTTGAGACGCCCTTCAAGGTCTATCAGGGCAAAGCCGTCTTTGACGGGAAGAGCCTCTCGCCGGAACTGGCCGTTGAGGCAGAGGCCGATATAGGAAATTACCGGATTTATATGGACCTCACGGGAAAAATAGACAAGCCCCGCGTGGAGCTCACCTCGGAGCCTCCCATGGTGCAGGAGGGTATCGAGCGGATGATCGCCACGGAGCTCCAGTCGAATTATCTCACGGGGGGAGCCCTCCAAGCCAATGCCATGGCCACAAGGCTTGCCGAGAGGATCCTCGATCTCAACCTGGTGCAGCCCTTTTTTCATGCAATCGGGCGCACCTTCGCCCTCAGCGATGTAAGCCTTGAGTATAACTATAACGGCCGGTGGGCCATGCGGCTTGCCAAGGCCCTCGATTCCCGCGAGAGGCTTCTTGCCACCTATGAAAGAATTGAGGGCTCCACAGGATGGCTCTATACCCTGTTTGGGCTGGAATACCGCTTCAGGAGGGGTATGCTGTTGCGTGTCTCACAGGATCAGCTCGGCCAGTCCTATATCTGGGTCCAGCTCCGCCACCCTTTCGGTTCACCTTGA
- a CDS encoding CPBP family intramembrane glutamic endopeptidase: MKAYGRELAVTAAALIALILLLSGALKPLEGGVFYFVTFRGYVRGLFLTLCFLWLFTSVARLRPYREIFLFIMAFLLGFLGAELLYRSFHPKLSLLYPGSPFPIALLHMDYFTLHRLYQVIPLACMALLFFTYPPGYFASYLKAGDWSRETDLVGAHMATWKKITAYFVAVLFYALAGFAVIAFLFPPPLPVLKAPFYGMTGLAPLFISLVLFSLIGAFMEESFFRGIFLPVFTRSLGADGIIFQAFLFGAIHFDISQPLGSIGKLVLFTFLGWIWGKATVETGGIGAGLVMHGAIIFAIQCKLYFIT, from the coding sequence GTGAAGGCTTACGGCCGCGAGCTCGCAGTGACGGCCGCGGCACTCATCGCCCTCATCTTGCTTCTGTCAGGAGCCCTGAAGCCCCTTGAGGGGGGAGTCTTTTACTTCGTCACCTTTCGCGGCTACGTGAGGGGCCTCTTCCTTACCCTCTGTTTCCTCTGGCTTTTCACCTCTGTGGCGCGCCTTCGGCCTTACCGCGAGATCTTCCTTTTCATCATGGCATTTCTGCTGGGCTTCCTGGGCGCCGAGCTTCTTTACCGCTCATTCCATCCCAAGCTCTCTCTCCTCTATCCCGGCTCCCCCTTCCCTATAGCCCTCCTTCACATGGATTATTTTACCCTTCACCGCCTTTACCAGGTGATTCCCCTGGCATGCATGGCCCTCCTCTTTTTCACCTACCCGCCGGGGTATTTCGCCTCGTACCTGAAGGCCGGCGACTGGTCCCGAGAGACGGACCTCGTGGGGGCTCACATGGCCACGTGGAAAAAGATCACGGCCTATTTCGTGGCAGTGCTTTTCTATGCCCTTGCCGGCTTTGCCGTCATTGCCTTTCTCTTTCCTCCCCCTCTCCCTGTATTGAAGGCTCCCTTCTATGGCATGACCGGCCTGGCCCCGCTCTTCATTTCCCTTGTGCTTTTCTCTCTTATCGGCGCCTTCATGGAGGAGAGCTTTTTCCGGGGCATTTTCCTCCCGGTCTTCACCAGGAGTCTCGGTGCCGACGGGATCATATTCCAGGCTTTCCTCTTCGGCGCCATTCATTTTGACATAAGTCAGCCCCTGGGCTCCATTGGAAAGCTTGTCCTCTTCACGTTTTTAGGGTGGATATGGGGCAAGGCCACCGTCGAAACGGGAGGAATCGGCGCGGGCCTTGTCATGCATGGCGCCATAATTTTCGCCATTCAGTGCAAGCTCTACTTCATCACCTGA